In Diceros bicornis minor isolate mBicDic1 unplaced genomic scaffold, mDicBic1.mat.cur scaffold_96_ctg1, whole genome shotgun sequence, a single window of DNA contains:
- the LOC131403926 gene encoding centromere-associated protein E-like: protein MVDIDRKQNLEAKKTQVLIADVDNELIEQQRMIFSLIQEKKKVRQMLECVTAEKEQLKTDLKESTDRIVVQEKNHTIKKEEVLYRTCEKLAEAEEKLKEKIQELQEKEHQLLKAKNDLRENAHQTEQFRKQLEVQNSTLESIEAEKFRLTQKYLENLEEIKLVTKERDGLRRVEETLKMERDQLSESLRELKAKVSYTHSPP, encoded by the exons ATGGTTGACATAGATAGAAAGCAGAATTTGGAAGCCAAAAAAACCCAAGTGTTGATTGCAGATGTTGATAATGAGCTGATTGAACAACAGAGAATGATATTTTCTTtgatacaggagaaaaaaaaggtGCGACAAATGTTAGAGTGTGTTACCGCAGAAAAGGAGCAACTGAAAACTGACCTGAAGGAGAGTACTGACAGG ATAGTTGTACAAGAAAAGAACCATACCATAAAGAAAGAGGAAGTGCTTTATAGGACCTGTGAGAAACTGGCAGAAGCTGaagaaaagctaaaggaaaaG ATCCAAGAACTTCAGGAGAAAGAACATCAACTTCTTAAGGCAAAAAATGATCTCAGGGAAAATGCGCATCAAACAGAGCAATTTAGGAAGCAATTAGAGGTCCAGAATTCAACCCTGGAAAGTATAGAAGCAGAGAAGTTCAGGTTGACTCAGAAATATCTTGAAAaccttgaagaaataaaacttgttaCTAAGGAAAGAGATGGCCTCAGAAGAGTGGAGGAAACCCTCAAAATGGAGCGAGACCAGCTCAGTGAAAGCCTGAGAGAGCTGAAAGCTAAAGTAAGTTACACTCATTCCCCACCCTAG